From the genome of Anopheles moucheti chromosome 3, idAnoMoucSN_F20_07, whole genome shotgun sequence, one region includes:
- the LOC128302690 gene encoding trypsin 3A1-like yields MTRYKLAVVIGKTAWQISDRLNEERIVGGVPVDIRDFPYQVSLRRGRHFCGGSIIDAEWILTAAHCTRTINALGLWVHVGSTHVNDGGRSVKVRRILHHPKQNSWSDYDFSLLHLDQPLNFSETVQPIRMRRPSTNEGDAELSDGTLCKVSGWGNTHNPDESSLVLRAASVPLTNHQRCGEVYEGIGRVTESMICAGYDEGGKDSCQGDSGGPLVCDGQLTGVVSWGKGCAEPGFPGVYAKVSTAFEWIERTLQVERVSEAPDKVEAF; encoded by the exons TTATAAGCTAGCAGTAGTTATAGGCAAAACGGCCTGGCA GATCAGCGATCGTTTGAACGAGGAACGTATCGTCGGAGGTGTTCCAGTAGATATTCGTGATTTTCCATACCAGGTGTCGCTACGTCGGGGAAGACACTTTTGCGGTGGGTCGATTATTGACGCTGAATGGATACTAACTGCCGCCCATTGCACAAG AACCATCAACGCCCTCGGTCTTTGGGTTCACGTCGGTTCCACCCATGTAAACGATGGTGGTCGATCAGTCAAAGTGAGACGAATTCTTCACCATCCGAAGCAAAATTCTTGGAGTGATTATGATTTCTCACTACTCCATCTGGACCAACCGCTAAATTTCAGCGAAACGGTTCAACCGATTCGTATGCGTAGACCGTCGACAAACGAAGGTGACGCAGAACTGTCGGATGGTACCTTGTGCAAAGTTTCCGGCTGGGGCAACACTCACAATCCGGATGAATCTTCTCTCGTGCTACGGGCTGCCAGTGTTCCCCTGACCAACCACCAACGGTGCGGCGAGGTGTACGAAGGCATTGGACGCGTCACCGAAAGTATGATATGTGCGGGGTACGACGAGGGAGGCAAGGATTCCTGCCAGGGAGATTCGGGCGGGCCGCTCGTGTGTGACGGTCAATTGACCGGAGTAGTATCATGGGGTAAGGGATGTGCCGAGCCGGGATTTCCGGGAGTTTACGCAAAGGTTTCGACAGCATTCGAGTGGATCGAACGCACGTTGCAGGTAGAACGTGTATCCGAAGCACCGGACAAAGTAGAAGCCTTTTAG
- the LOC128305032 gene encoding uncharacterized protein LOC128305032 — MTSCERKRPSKLCRRTYFLRTGTAPTISEMVNELGPDLASVVIGTLEPSQRSAVQQDCTVLPERVSPPHESDTVRGQIHDHILQIGGKISHRVDGYWRQRMKQTAAASVSPDEVDFLKFEYRQKINIARDEERKRYDELLKTMEKALKERFWEEKGELHRSYAEARKVWGEFVCRKVRKQAKDMLCKIACYYRTKLEREVTCRMQQEKTRIIQEMEQIVKTAVDQQKHIDNRAIQWLVYQYEELLKFISEYNKCLDTVEMTREICRLHCGQQVCRSTQLSTTSLIFEDQLEHQEPDVNNSLMADLEEDIQIVSTSLSKFNVFVVNQCLPEPVAEPTVSEEESVSTTTMAESLVGYESIVDEDSVASTIEKVVIGGLTYAQPKYYKKVYNDMFRDVVMSWETINASEGNRVQDKSCSVSSDDTKTIDSESGRSEPSYRESYDPIVEINDILGLKEDVQPAEETIPPEEFGELFDLSKSVEEISLVAESFAVQYIHATSDDFEAMFPKSSEANS, encoded by the exons ATGACTTCctgcgagagaaagagaccTTCAAAATTGTGTCGTCGTACATATTTTCTGCGGACAGGCACAGCTCCTACGATTTCGGAAATGGTCAACGAACTAGGCCCTGATTTGGCGAGCGTTGTAATCGGCACCTTGGAGCCAAGCCAGCGGTCCGCAGTGCAACAAGATTGCACAGTCTTGCCGGAAAGAGTATCTCCGCCACACGAATCCGATACAGTTCGTGGACAGATACATGACCATATTCTCCAGATTGGCGGTAAAATCTCTCACCGTGTGGACGGATATTGGAGGCAACGTATGAAACAAACTGCAGCAGCGAGCGTCAGTCCAGATGAGGTGGactttttgaaatttgaatatCGTCAGAAAATTAACATCGCAAGGGACGAGGAGCGTAAGCGGTATGACGAATTGTTGAAAACGATGGAAAAGGCACTAAAGGAACGTTTCTGGGAAGAGAAAGGTGAACTGCACCGTTCATATGCCGAGGCCAGAAAAGTATGGGGAGAGTTTGTGTGTCGCAAGGTACGAAAACAGGCCAAGGATATGCTGTGCAAAATTGCCTGCTACTATAGGACAAAGTTGGAGCGCGAAGTAACTTGCCGAATGCAACAAGAGAAAACCCGAATCATACAGGAGATGGAACAAATCGTCAAAACCGCCGTAGA CCAGCAAAAACATATCGACAATCGAGCTATTCAGTGGTTGGTGTACCAGTATGAAGAACTCTTGAAATTTATCAGTGAATATAACAAGTGTCTGGATACGGTAGAAATGACGCGAGAAATTTGCCGACTGCATTGTGGCCAGCAAGTGTGTCGCTCTACTCAGCTTTCTACGACTTCGTTGATTTTTGAAGATCAGCTGGAGCATCAGGAGCCGGACGTAAACAATTCCTTAATGGCGGATCTTGAAGAAGACATTCAAATAGTTTCAACCAGCTTGTCGAAATTCAATGTGTTCGTGGTGAATCAATGCTTACCGGAACCGGTGGCTGAGCCAACCGTTTCTGAAGAAGAGAGCGTGTCGACAACAACCATGGCAGAGTCTCTGGTTGGTTACGAAAGTATCGTTGATGAGGACAGTGTTGCGTCTACAATTGAAAAAGTAGTCATCGGAGGACTAACATATGCCCAGCCTAAA tACTATAAGAAGGTATATAACGATATGTTCCGCGACGTTGTTATGAGCTGGGAAACGATAAATGCTTCTGAAGGAAATCGTGTTCAGGATAAGAGCTGCAGCGTGAGCAGTGATGATACGAAAACAATTGATTCCGAATCCGGCCGTAGCGAACCTAGTTATCGCGAAAGCTACGACCCGATAGTGGAAATAAACGATATTTTGGGGCTGAAAGAAGATGTACAGCCAGCTGAAGAAACGATCCCACCAGAGGAGTTTGGTGAGTTGTTTGATCTTTCGAAATCTGTGGAAGAGATCTCGTTGGTAGCCGAGAGCTTTGCTGTACAGTACATTCATGCCACTAGTGACGATTTTGAAGCAATGTTTCCGAAAAGCAGTGAAGCGAACTCCTGA
- the LOC128302691 gene encoding methyltransferase-like 26, whose amino-acid sequence MEKITYFPAERNKDPILNLLKRVLSKTAPNLRLLEISSGVGVHAAYFAKEFPNITFQPSEFNMALFGSINAFRQGVENVAHPIFIDVSQPCSEWQNEANVNERCCANQFDCILNFNMLHGTSIACAKGLFHNASKLLKRGGLLIIYGPHAVDGILTPESNVRFDVLIRRENPEWGIRDTRDLCKMAIEKGLSLQELIDMPANNKCLIWKKE is encoded by the coding sequence ATGGAGAAAATAACATATTTTCCCGCCGAAAGAAACAAGGATCCGATTCTGAATTTGCTAAAGCGAGTATTGTCAAAAACCGCACCCAATCTACGACTTTTGGAAATTTCATCTGGTGTTGGAGTGCATGCGGCTTACTTTGCCAAAGAATTCCCTAACATCACTTTTCAACCATCGGAATTCAATATGGCCTTATTCGGCAGTATCAACGCTTTTCGTCAGGGGGTTGAAAACGTTGCACATCCGATCTTTATCGACGTTTCACAGCCCTGCAGTGAATGGCAGAATGAAGCCAACGTAAATGAACGCTGCTGTGCCAACCAGTTCGATTGTATACTCAACTTCAATATGTTACACGGTACGTCGATTGCCTGTGCTAAGGGACTGTTTCATAATGCATCGAAACTACTGAAACGAGGCGGACTGTTGATCATCTACGGACCACATGCAGTGGACGGCATTCTTACACCAGAAAGTAATGTACGCTTCGACGTTTTGATAAGGCGAGAAAATCCGGAATGGGGTATACGTGACACGAGGGATTTGTGTAAAATGGCAATTGAAAAAGGACTCTCCTTGCAAGAACTAATCGATATGCCGGCCAAcaacaaatgtttaatttggaagaaagaataa